The following coding sequences lie in one Streptomyces albofaciens JCM 4342 genomic window:
- a CDS encoding lysophospholipid acyltransferase family protein, with product MKFSVGGTLKLAFRPWVEGLENIPATGPAILASNHLSFSDSFFLPAVLDRKVTFIAKAEYFTTPGVKGKLTAAFFKGVGQLPVDRSGARGAGEAAIKSGIEVLERGELFGIYPEGTRSPDGRLYRGKPGGLARVALATGAPVIPVAMIDTEKVQPPGKIMPKMIRPGIRIGKPLDFSRYHGMEGDRFILRSVTDEVMYEIMKLSGQEYVDIYATAAKRQIAEAAKKKAEAEKAEKAEKAARTGKGQPEQQGRTGSGA from the coding sequence CGACGGGACCCGCGATCCTGGCGAGCAACCATCTGTCCTTCTCGGACTCCTTCTTCCTGCCCGCGGTGCTCGACCGGAAGGTCACCTTCATCGCCAAGGCCGAGTACTTCACCACCCCGGGCGTCAAGGGCAAGCTGACCGCCGCCTTCTTCAAGGGCGTCGGCCAGCTGCCGGTGGACCGCTCGGGCGCGCGCGGCGCGGGCGAGGCGGCGATCAAGAGCGGCATCGAGGTGCTGGAGCGCGGTGAGCTGTTCGGCATCTATCCGGAGGGCACCCGCTCGCCGGACGGCCGCCTCTACCGCGGCAAGCCGGGCGGCCTGGCCCGGGTGGCGCTGGCCACCGGCGCCCCGGTCATCCCCGTCGCGATGATCGACACGGAGAAGGTGCAGCCGCCCGGCAAGATCATGCCGAAGATGATCCGGCCGGGCATCCGCATCGGCAAGCCGCTGGACTTCAGCCGGTACCACGGCATGGAGGGGGACCGCTTCATCCTGCGCTCGGTGACCGACGAGGTCATGTACGAGATCATGAAGCTGTCCGGCCAGGAGTACGTGGACATCTACGCGACCGCCGCCAAGCGGCAGATCGCGGAGGCGGCCAAGAAGAAGGCCGAGGCCGAGAAGGCCGAGAAGGCCGAAAAGGCGGCCAGGACCGGCAAGGGGCAGCCGGAGCAGCAGGGCCGGACCGGATCCGGGGCGTAG
- the macS gene encoding MacS family sensor histidine kinase has product MSVELPLWRALTGYRVLTLAYVLVLFVVSYKKYAHPLVAAAYMTALTVWMAFTWRRTTSAERCTRAFLIGDLSFALGGILLTLVADSHERIMDGAATLPSIWTAGAVLGFAIKGGWRWAAVASALVAVVNLVERQELARDTIHNVVLVWVASVAIGYVVEVARASERTLARALQIEAATRERERLARDIHDSVLQVLAMVQRRGAAIGGEAAELGRMAGEQEIALRTLVSSGLVPPRAAVPGTADDTVRTPEEALAAPVPCAEDGPDAGPCDVRALLAPHAGARVTFSEPGAPVVLPAAAAAELAAAVSAALDNVRVHAGATAQAWILVEDEPDEVIVTVRDDGPGIPEGRLADAEREGRLGVALSIRGRLRDLGGSADWISVPGQGTEVELKVPKGGAVPGGGKRGRSTA; this is encoded by the coding sequence ATGTCCGTGGAGCTCCCGCTGTGGCGGGCGCTGACCGGTTACCGCGTCCTGACCCTGGCCTACGTCCTGGTCCTGTTCGTGGTCTCCTACAAGAAGTACGCCCACCCCCTCGTCGCCGCCGCCTACATGACGGCGCTGACCGTGTGGATGGCCTTCACCTGGCGCCGTACGACCTCGGCGGAGCGCTGTACCCGCGCCTTCCTCATCGGCGACCTGTCCTTCGCGCTCGGCGGCATCCTGCTCACCCTCGTGGCGGACAGCCATGAGCGGATCATGGACGGCGCGGCGACCCTGCCCTCCATCTGGACGGCGGGCGCGGTGCTCGGCTTCGCGATCAAGGGCGGCTGGCGCTGGGCCGCGGTGGCCTCCGCGCTGGTCGCCGTGGTCAACCTGGTCGAGCGCCAGGAACTCGCCCGCGACACCATCCACAACGTGGTGCTGGTGTGGGTGGCCAGCGTCGCCATCGGCTACGTGGTCGAAGTGGCCCGCGCCAGTGAGCGCACCCTCGCCCGCGCGCTCCAGATCGAGGCCGCCACCCGCGAGCGGGAACGGCTGGCCCGGGACATCCACGACAGCGTCCTCCAGGTCCTGGCCATGGTGCAGCGGCGCGGCGCCGCGATCGGCGGCGAGGCGGCCGAGCTGGGCCGGATGGCGGGCGAGCAGGAGATCGCGCTGCGCACGCTGGTCTCCAGCGGTCTGGTCCCGCCGCGCGCGGCCGTCCCCGGCACCGCGGACGATACGGTCCGCACCCCGGAGGAGGCGCTGGCCGCACCGGTGCCGTGCGCCGAGGACGGCCCCGACGCGGGCCCCTGCGACGTACGGGCCCTGCTGGCACCGCACGCCGGCGCGCGCGTCACGTTCTCCGAGCCCGGCGCGCCCGTGGTGCTCCCGGCCGCCGCCGCGGCGGAGCTGGCCGCCGCTGTCAGTGCCGCGTTGGACAATGTGCGGGTGCACGCGGGTGCCACGGCACAGGCGTGGATCCTGGTGGAGGACGAGCCGGACGAGGTGATCGTGACCGTGCGGGACGACGGCCCGGGCATCCCCGAGGGGCGGCTCGCGGACGCCGAGCGCGAGGGCCGCCTCGGGGTCGCCCTGTCGATCCGCGGCCGCCTGCGCGACCTGGGCGGCAGCGCCGACTGGATCTCGGTCCCCGGCCAGGGCACGGAAGTGGAGTTGAAGGTCCCCAAGGGCGGTGCGGTGCCCGGGGGCGGGAAGCGGGGGAGGAGCACGGCATGA
- a CDS encoding response regulator, with translation MSEARGVKVMVVDDHPMWRDAVARDLAEAGFEVVATAGDGPQAVRRAQAAAPDVLVLDLNLPGLPGVEVCRELVGANPALRVLVLSASGEHADVLEAVKSGATGYLLKSASTDELLDAVQRTAAGDPVFTPGLAGLVLGEYRRLATEPAPAAEDEPGAPRLTERETEVLRLVAKGLSYKQIAERLVISHRTVQNHVQNTLGKLQLHNRVELVRYAIERGLDEA, from the coding sequence ATGAGCGAGGCGCGCGGCGTGAAGGTGATGGTGGTCGACGACCACCCGATGTGGCGGGACGCGGTCGCCCGCGACCTGGCCGAGGCCGGGTTCGAGGTGGTGGCCACCGCGGGGGACGGGCCGCAGGCGGTGCGCCGCGCGCAGGCCGCCGCGCCCGACGTCCTGGTGCTGGACCTGAATCTGCCGGGCCTGCCCGGCGTGGAGGTCTGCCGGGAGCTGGTCGGCGCCAACCCGGCGCTGCGGGTGCTGGTGCTGTCCGCCAGCGGCGAGCACGCCGATGTGCTGGAGGCCGTCAAGTCCGGCGCGACGGGCTATCTGCTCAAGTCGGCCAGCACGGACGAGCTGTTGGACGCGGTGCAGCGTACGGCGGCCGGTGACCCGGTGTTCACGCCCGGCCTGGCCGGACTGGTCCTGGGGGAGTACCGCCGGCTGGCGACCGAGCCCGCCCCGGCCGCCGAGGACGAGCCGGGCGCGCCCCGGCTGACCGAGCGGGAGACCGAGGTGCTGCGCCTGGTCGCCAAGGGCCTGTCGTACAAGCAGATCGCCGAGCGGCTGGTCATCTCGCACCGCACGGTCCAGAACCACGTCCAGAACACCCTGGGCAAGCTCCAGCTGCACAACCGCGTCGAGCTGGTCCGGTACGCGATAGAACGCGGCCTGGACGAGGCGTGA
- a CDS encoding 6-phosphofructokinase, producing the protein MRVGVLTGGGDCPGLNAVIRGVVRKGVQEYGYGFVGFRDGWRGPLEDDAVPLDIPAVRGILPRGGTVLGSSRTNPLKHEDGIRRIRETLAKEEVEALITIGGEDTLGVAARLSGEYGIPCVGVPKTIDNDLSATDYTFGFDTAVGVATEAIDRLHTTAESHMRVLVVEVMGRHAGWIALHSGLAGGANVILIPEQRFDVDQVCGWIESRFKVRYAPIVVVAEGAMPKDGDLVLKHGTKDSFGHVRLTGVGEWLAKEIEDRTGKEARTTVLGHTQRGGTPSAFDRWLATRFGLHAIDAVRDGDFGTMVALRGTDIVRVPLAEATAKLKTVDPKLYAEAGVFFG; encoded by the coding sequence ATGCGGGTCGGAGTACTGACCGGCGGCGGTGACTGCCCCGGTCTGAACGCGGTCATCCGGGGCGTGGTGCGCAAGGGCGTCCAGGAGTACGGCTACGGCTTCGTCGGCTTCCGGGACGGCTGGCGCGGGCCGCTGGAGGACGACGCGGTGCCGCTCGACATCCCCGCCGTACGCGGCATCCTGCCGCGCGGCGGCACGGTCCTCGGCTCCTCGCGGACCAACCCCCTCAAGCACGAGGACGGCATCCGCCGGATCCGCGAGACCCTCGCCAAGGAGGAGGTCGAGGCGCTGATCACGATCGGCGGCGAGGACACCCTCGGCGTCGCCGCCCGGCTCTCCGGCGAGTACGGGATCCCCTGCGTCGGCGTGCCCAAGACCATCGACAACGACCTGTCCGCCACCGACTACACCTTCGGCTTCGACACCGCCGTCGGCGTCGCCACCGAGGCCATCGACCGGCTGCACACCACCGCCGAGTCGCACATGCGCGTCCTGGTCGTCGAGGTGATGGGCCGGCACGCGGGCTGGATCGCGCTGCACTCCGGGCTGGCCGGCGGTGCCAACGTCATCCTCATCCCCGAGCAGCGCTTCGACGTGGACCAGGTCTGCGGCTGGATCGAGTCCCGCTTCAAGGTCCGCTACGCGCCGATCGTGGTGGTCGCCGAGGGCGCCATGCCCAAGGACGGCGACCTGGTCCTCAAGCACGGCACCAAGGACTCCTTCGGGCATGTGCGGCTGACCGGTGTGGGCGAGTGGCTGGCCAAGGAGATCGAGGACCGTACGGGCAAGGAGGCCCGGACGACGGTGCTCGGCCACACCCAGCGCGGCGGCACGCCCAGCGCCTTCGACCGCTGGCTGGCCACCCGCTTCGGCCTGCACGCGATCGACGCGGTGCGGGACGGCGACTTCGGCACGATGGTCGCGCTGCGCGGCACCGACATCGTGCGGGTGCCGCTGGCGGAGGCCACCGCGAAGCTCAAGACCGTCGACCCGAAGCTGTACGCGGAAGCCGGGGTCTTCTTCGGCTGA
- a CDS encoding 2-hydroxyacid dehydrogenase, producing MEIIAFGVQADERPLLVKAFAGRHQVRCLDVFLNRDTAPIAAGYEVVSVSVNAELRAEVLQELAAGGTKMIAQRSTGYNNIDLEAAADLGVTVGRVSSYSPYSVAEFAWGLAMAVNRRIVRAANRTRNFDFRLDGLLGRDLHGRTAGVLGTGKIGEAFTRIAHGFGMNLLGWDIAENPRCVELGMKYVPLDRLFAESDLISLHVPLMESTRHLIDAAALAAMKDDAILVNSSRGGLVDTAALVETLKAGRLAGVGLDVYEEEAGLFFFDKSLEVIHDDTLARLMTFGNVLVTSHQAYFTEDAVGQIIDATARNVEDYLAGRVNENTLVTPGQRPAAAR from the coding sequence GTGGAGATCATCGCATTCGGCGTGCAGGCGGACGAGCGGCCGCTGCTGGTGAAGGCCTTCGCCGGCCGCCACCAGGTCCGCTGTCTCGACGTCTTCCTCAACCGCGACACCGCCCCCATCGCCGCGGGCTACGAGGTCGTCAGCGTCAGCGTCAACGCGGAGCTGCGCGCCGAGGTGCTCCAGGAGCTGGCCGCCGGCGGCACCAAGATGATCGCCCAGCGCTCCACCGGCTACAACAACATCGATCTGGAGGCCGCGGCCGACCTCGGCGTGACCGTCGGCCGGGTCTCCTCCTACTCGCCGTACTCGGTCGCGGAGTTCGCCTGGGGCCTGGCCATGGCCGTCAACCGGCGGATCGTCCGGGCCGCCAACCGGACCCGCAACTTCGACTTCCGCCTGGACGGGCTGCTCGGCCGCGACCTGCACGGCCGCACCGCCGGCGTGCTCGGTACCGGCAAGATCGGCGAGGCGTTCACCCGTATCGCGCACGGCTTCGGGATGAACCTGCTGGGCTGGGACATCGCCGAGAACCCGCGCTGCGTCGAGCTGGGCATGAAGTACGTCCCGCTGGACCGGCTGTTCGCCGAATCGGACCTGATCAGCCTGCACGTGCCGCTGATGGAGTCGACCCGCCACCTCATCGACGCCGCCGCGCTGGCCGCCATGAAGGACGACGCGATCCTGGTCAACTCCAGCCGCGGCGGCCTGGTGGACACCGCGGCGCTCGTGGAGACCCTCAAGGCGGGGCGGCTCGCCGGGGTCGGCCTGGACGTCTACGAGGAGGAGGCCGGGCTGTTCTTCTTCGACAAGTCGCTGGAGGTCATCCACGACGACACCCTCGCCCGCCTGATGACCTTCGGGAACGTGCTGGTCACCTCACACCAGGCGTACTTCACCGAGGACGCGGTCGGCCAGATCATCGACGCCACCGCACGCAACGTCGAGGACTACCTGGCCGGCCGCGTCAACGAGAACACCCTCGTCACACCAGGACAGCGGCCAGCAGCCGCGCGGTGA
- a CDS encoding anthranilate synthase family protein — protein sequence MPRPTHDILRRLLSPGCPPFALLRRRTPGRPAADTVEVLVGEVTEVPRLADIPLGEGVPEGGTATTDALALVPFRQIRERGFDVRDDGTPLAVLRPDEAYELPLDEVLAQLPAHEVRVEDGAFDVSDDAYAGIVGRVLKDEIGTGEGANFVIRRTFQGGIPGFGAADALALFRRLLAGERGAYWTYVVHRPGLRTLVGASPEVHVRMSGGTVVMNPISGTYRYPAGGPSPEHLLEFLGDRKEVEELSMVVDEELKMMCTVGDKGGVVVGPRLKEMAHLAHTEYELRGRSSLDVREVLKETMFAATVVGSPVQNACRVIERHEVGGRGYYAGALALIGRDAGGAQTLDSPILIRTADIDAGGGLRVAVGATLVRASDPRGEVAETHAKAAGVLTALGVRPAPDRTEDAAGRPRLADDPRVRAALDARRADLAPFWLRMQSSAPAAALSGHALVIDAEDTFTAMLAHLLRTSGLTVTVRRYDEPGLREAAAAHEGPIVLGPGPGDPSDTADPKMRLLRPLAAELVRDHRHGLLGVCLGHELIAAELGLEIVRKEVPFQGAQERIDFFGRPETVGFYNTFTARCDEPTVAELAMHRVELSRDAATGEVHALRGPGFAGVQFHPESVLTLDGAGITARLLAAVLV from the coding sequence ATGCCTCGCCCCACCCATGACATCCTGCGGCGTCTGCTGTCCCCCGGCTGCCCGCCGTTCGCCCTGCTGCGCCGCCGCACACCCGGCCGGCCCGCCGCCGACACCGTCGAGGTGCTGGTCGGCGAGGTGACCGAGGTGCCGCGCCTCGCGGACATCCCGCTCGGGGAAGGCGTGCCGGAGGGCGGCACGGCGACCACCGACGCGCTGGCGCTCGTACCGTTCCGGCAGATCCGCGAGCGGGGCTTCGACGTCCGCGACGACGGCACACCGCTGGCCGTGCTGCGCCCGGACGAGGCGTACGAGCTGCCGCTGGACGAGGTGCTGGCGCAGCTGCCCGCGCACGAGGTGCGGGTCGAGGACGGCGCCTTCGACGTCAGTGACGACGCGTACGCCGGGATCGTCGGGCGCGTCCTGAAGGACGAGATCGGCACCGGGGAGGGCGCCAACTTCGTCATCCGGCGCACCTTCCAGGGCGGGATCCCGGGCTTCGGCGCGGCCGACGCGCTGGCCCTGTTCCGGCGGCTGCTGGCGGGTGAGCGCGGCGCGTACTGGACGTATGTCGTCCACCGGCCGGGGCTGCGCACGCTGGTCGGCGCCAGCCCCGAGGTGCATGTGCGGATGTCCGGCGGGACGGTCGTGATGAACCCGATCAGCGGCACCTACCGCTACCCGGCCGGCGGCCCGAGCCCCGAGCACCTGCTGGAGTTCCTCGGCGACCGCAAGGAGGTGGAGGAGCTGTCCATGGTCGTGGACGAGGAGCTGAAGATGATGTGCACCGTCGGCGACAAGGGCGGTGTGGTGGTCGGGCCGCGCCTGAAGGAGATGGCGCACCTCGCGCACACCGAGTACGAGCTGCGCGGGCGCTCCTCGCTGGATGTGCGCGAGGTGCTGAAGGAGACGATGTTCGCGGCGACCGTGGTCGGCTCGCCGGTGCAGAACGCCTGCCGGGTGATCGAGCGGCACGAGGTGGGCGGCCGGGGCTACTACGCCGGGGCGCTCGCGCTGATCGGCCGGGACGCGGGCGGCGCGCAGACGCTGGACTCGCCGATCCTGATCCGTACGGCCGACATCGACGCCGGCGGCGGGCTGCGGGTCGCGGTCGGCGCCACCCTCGTACGGGCCTCCGACCCGCGCGGCGAGGTGGCCGAGACGCACGCCAAGGCCGCCGGGGTGCTCACCGCGCTCGGCGTGCGCCCCGCGCCGGACCGTACCGAGGACGCCGCCGGACGGCCGCGGCTGGCCGACGACCCGCGGGTGCGGGCCGCCCTGGACGCCCGGCGCGCGGATCTCGCCCCCTTCTGGCTGCGGATGCAGAGCAGCGCGCCGGCCGCCGCGCTGTCCGGCCACGCGCTGGTGATCGACGCGGAGGACACCTTCACCGCGATGCTGGCGCACCTGCTGCGCACCTCCGGGCTGACGGTGACGGTGCGCCGGTACGACGAGCCGGGGCTGCGGGAGGCCGCGGCGGCCCACGAGGGGCCGATCGTGCTCGGCCCGGGGCCCGGCGACCCGTCGGACACCGCCGACCCGAAGATGCGCCTGCTGCGCCCGCTGGCGGCGGAGCTGGTCCGCGACCACCGGCACGGCCTGCTCGGGGTCTGCCTCGGCCACGAGCTGATCGCCGCCGAGCTGGGCCTGGAGATCGTGCGCAAGGAGGTGCCGTTCCAGGGCGCGCAGGAGCGCATCGACTTCTTCGGCCGCCCGGAGACGGTCGGCTTCTACAACACCTTCACGGCCCGCTGCGACGAGCCGACGGTGGCGGAACTGGCCATGCACCGCGTCGAGCTGAGCCGGGACGCGGCGACCGGGGAGGTGCACGCGCTGCGCGGTCCGGGCTTCGCGGGGGTGCAGTTCCACCCCGAGTCCGTGCTGACCCTGGACGGGGCCGGGATCACCGCGCGGCTGCTGGCCGCTGTCCTGGTGTGA